tgtgtgtgtgtgtctgcaatgtatgtgtgtgtgtgtctgcaatgagtgtgtgtgtctgaagtgtgtgtgtacgtgtgtgtgtgtctgcactgtgtgtgtgtgtgtgtgtgtgtctgaagtgtgtgtgtacgtgtgtctgcaatgagtgtgtgtgtctgaagtgtgtgtgtccacatgataAGCTCTCAGCAGCCTTTGGGGGGCGCTGTGGTGTACAGACACACTTCTGTCGTACAAACACTTTGCTCCGGAGTAAAAAGTGAACACGTTTTAGAGACTCAACGCCGGTGGCTGCACCTGGAGGCCCCGCCCCCCGTAGTGCCCACCCCCTTCCTGCGTGGTCAGCGGCAGCTCAGACGGAGGACTCGCGGGCGGTTTTGGAGCGCAGGGCTCCAGTGCGGCTCAGGAAGGGGAAGGTAGTGCCGAGGCAGCCGGCGGCCACGGCAAGCCCGAGGCTGGCCCAGGCGCAGCAGATGGACCAGCCATAACCGTGGTCGACGTCTGCCGGCAGCCCGTAGATGAAGGGAGGGTTCCTGGAGAGGTCGTAGGTCACGCTGGCTGCGTAGGTGCACAGAGAGATGGTGCAGAAGATCCCTGCAGGAGACACCAGAGGAGAGATGCTTTGTCGTCATGGTAACAGACTGCAGGAGTATTAAAGGcacttttcagtctttttgaCCACTTTCACAcgacatgtcacattcacacattcacacgctgGTGGCCGAGGCTGC
The sequence above is drawn from the Plectropomus leopardus isolate mb unplaced genomic scaffold, YSFRI_Pleo_2.0 unplaced_scaffold24133, whole genome shotgun sequence genome and encodes:
- the LOC121966356 gene encoding transmembrane protein 178A-like, whose protein sequence is MYRSLGHQRIFCTISLCTYAASVTYDLSRNPPFIYGLPADVDHGYGWSICCAWASLGLAVAAGCLGTTFPFLSRTGALRSKTARESSV